AGCCGCCTATCTGGCCGAAGAACCCGCGGTCGATCTCTGGGACATGTGTGCGACGCTCGCCCTGGGCCGTCCGCTTTGGACGAAGCGCCGGGTGTTCGTCGCCCGGTCTCGGGCCGCGTTGCTGACCGCCTTGCGTCGCGCTGGGGCAGACATCGAGACGGGGCTCGACCGCGCGTCGCTCGATCCGCGGATGCTCGGTTGCGCCGAGCGCTTTCTGGCCGGCGAGGCCCCGGATTGGGCCGCCGTGTTCGGAACGTATCGCAAGGTGAGGTTGCCGGCGTATCCCTTCGAGCGGCAGCACTACTGGGTGTCTCTCGAGGAAGCTTCGGCGACATCGCAGGCCACGGAGCCCGTCGTCGAGGCGCCTGCCGAGCCGTCCTTCGACGAGGAGCTGGGCTCCTGGTTTTATCGGCCCTCTTGGGCACCTGCCCCCGAGCCGGCTCGCTGTGCTCTCGCGCCGAGAGTCTGGTTGTTGTGGGGCGCCGAGACCGCGTTGGGGCAGGCGCTGGTGACGCGCATCGAAGCCACGGGCGCGGCGGTGTTGCGCATCGCAGCCGATGCGGCGCCCGAGGCCGTGCTCGAGGCCCTGCGCAGCGAGTCGCGGCCGGTTGCCGCCGTGGTCGACGTGGCGAGTTGCACGCTGTTGCACGACGATTCGAACACGGCCGAAGCAACGGCACTGCTCGGTCGGCACATCGAGCGATTGACCAGGTATCTGCAAGCATTGGATCGCCAGCCAGGGCCGGTGCCGCCTTCGTACGTGGTCACCTGGAACGCGTTTGCCGCTGCGCCCAACGGGTTCAATCCCTGGGGAGCGAGCCTGGCGAGTCTCGTACAAGTCGCAGCCGGCGAATTGCCGCGGCTCGCCTTGCGCGCCATCGACGTCGAAGACGAATCGCAGACGCCGCAGTGCGGAGCCGAAGCGTTGTTGGCCGAGCTGCAAGTCAAGCAGGCGGCGCCGCTGATCTTGCTTCGCGATGGGCGGCGCTGGACGCGTTCGGTCGAACCGTATTCATTCGCGGTCGACGCGGCGCAGATGGCCGGCACTGCCCGATTGCGGCCCGATGGTGTCTATCTCATTACCGGTGGCTTCGGCCAGATGGGGCTCGATCTGGCCGAATGGTTTGTCGGCGCCGGCGCTTCGACCCGCACGATCGTGCTGCTGGGAAGCAACCGCCCCCAGCCCGGGACGGCCGTTTGCAGGCGTCTCGAGGCGCTGGCCGAGCGCGGAGCGCGGATCGAGGAACTCGAGGTCGACGTGGCCGACGGTTCCGCGCTGCGCCGCGCGATCGCCGACGTGCTTGCCCGGCATGGGCACCTGCACGGTGTCGTGCATACGGCCGGGCGCATGCAAGACGCGCTGCTCTGCACGAAGACCTCGGCGCAGATCGGCGAGCTGCTGGCCGGCAAAGCGATCGGGGCATGGCAACTGCACGAGGCCACGCGCGGCTTGGCGCTCGATTTCTTCGTCCTCTGTTCATCCACGGCGTCGATTCAAGGTGAACGCGGTCATGCCGTGTATGCCGCGGCGAATGCGGCGCTCGATACGCTCGCGCGCCACCGCCGGGCCGTTGGGTTGCCGGCCGTCGCGTTGAACTGGGGCCCCTGGGAAGGCACCGCCGCTGCGGCGTCGGCGGCGTATCTACGGCTGATGCACCAGCGCGGCACGCGGCTGATTCCGCGGTCGGCAGGTGTCCAGGCCTTCGCAGCGGCGCTGGCCTGCGACGAGCCGCAATTAGCCGTCATCCGGCTGACGCCGCAGCAGCGTCACGACCCGTTGGGTGTGCTCGGCGCGGTTGCGATGCAGCCTGCGCCGGCATGGTCGATGACCGTGGCCGCGGCGCGCGCCGCTTCGGTCGGCGCACAGTCGATGCTCGCGACGGCTTTGGAACGGTATCGCGGCATCGGTCCCCTGATCGACGCTTTGTGCCGGCAATACATCGTCGAAGCGCTAGCGCGGCTCGATGGCTGGCGCGGGCTGTATTCGGGCACCACGATTGCCGAACTGAGCGACCGTCTGAAGATCGTACCGCCGCTACGTCGCGCATTTGCTCGGCTGATCGATTTGCTGGTCACAGACCATCTCTTGCGCCGCGACGCCACGGGCCGCATCGAGGGCGGCACGCTGCCAGTAAGCCTGACAGCCGACGACCAGTTGCGCGCGCTCACGGTGCGGTTTCCCGACGTGGCCCCGCTGCTGCGCTTCTTGCATCGCGCGGGAAGCAGCCTGGCCGATCTGCTGGTCGGCAGGCGGCAAGTGCTCGAAGTGCTCTTTCCGGCTGCGGCGGCCGATGAGGCCGAGACACTCTACCGCGATGCACCGTTCGCCGACTATTTCCGGCAGGTCGCCGCCGCAGTGCTCGTCGCGCGTGCCGCGCGCCAGCCGCAAGGCGAGCCGCTCAGGATCTTGGAGATTGGCGCCGGCACGGGAGCGACAGCAAAGCCCCTGCTTGCGGCACTGGTCGGGCATGACGTGCGCTACACGTTTACCGATATCTCGCCCACGCTGGTGCATCGGGCCGAGCTGGCGTTGGCCGGGCAGGCCGGGATCGAGTTTCGTCGATTCGACGTCGAACGAAATCCGATCGATCAGGGTTTCGACGCAGCGGCCTTCGATGTGATCGTGGCGGCCGACGTTCTCCACGCTACCCGCGATGTGGTGCGTTCGCTGCAATATGCGGCGCGCCTCTTGCGACCGGGCGGGTTGCTGGTGCTGCTCGAGGCGACCCGGGCCTTGCGGTTGGGCGAATTGACGTTTGGCCTGACCGAGGGCTGGTGGCAGTTCACCGACGACCAGCACCGCGACATCGGACCATTGCTCACGGCAGCCTCCTGGCGGCGAGGCTTGCAGGCCGCTGGTTTTGCTGGTGTCGAGGTCTTTCCCGACTTCCCCGTACCGACAGACAGCTACTTCGATCACGAGCTGCTGCTGGCCGAATGGCCCGCCGTTGAGTCGGCGATGGATGTCGAGCCGTCGAAGGCGAAGCCTGACACGGTGCACGGTGCCGCCGAGCCGCCGATCGTGCCGCCGTCCGGCCCGGCGCCGCCGGCCGAGTTGCGTACGCTACTGGTTGATCGGCTGCGCGCCATCGTGGCGCGCGTGAGTCGTTCGCGGCCCGAGTCGCTCGTGGTCGACGCGGCGTTTGTCGAGTTGGGCGTCGACTCGTTGATGCTGCTCGAAGTGCTCGACGCGGTCGGACGCGAGCTGGGAGTGCCGGGGCTGTCTCCGTCCGTCGCCTTCGATCACCCCACGCTCGCCGCACTGGCCGGGCACCTGCTCGCGGCGCACCCAGACGCCGTGCACGAGGCCTTGCAAGGATCTGCTCCCACTTCGGCGATCGCCGTCCCCGCCACGTCGCTCAGCATGTCTAGCGCCCCTGTGCGTGCAGAAAGCAGGCCGGCTCCGTCGCCGTTGGATGCGACGGTGACCCACGACCAGCCGGCGCGTACCGACATCGCCGTGATCGGCTACGCGTGCCGTTTTCCTGGTGCGCAGAATGCCGACGAGTATTGGCGGCTGTTGATCGAAGAGCGCGAGTGCGTGGGCCCCGTCCCGAGCGAGCGCATCGAGCTGGCTCGGGCATTGCGCGGTCCGTTCGATGTTGACCCACGCGATCGGGGTGGGTTTCTCCGCGATGTCGATGCCTTTGACGCCGGTTTTTTCCGTATCACGCCACTCGAGGCACAATATCTCGACCCGCGTCAACGATTGTTTCTCGAGGTCGCGCAGCACGCGGCAGAACACGCCGGCTACGGCGGCAACGCGCTGCGCCAATCGAACACCGGTGTGTTCGTCGGCGTCGGCACGAACGATTACTTGAGTCATTGCGACGTCGAACAAACCGCCGAATTCTGGGCCACGGGCTCGACGCCTTCGACGATTGCTTCGCGGTTGGCGTTTTACTTCGATCTACGCGGCCCGTGCCTGCCCGTCGACACGGCCTGCAGCTCGGCGCTCGTGGCCTTGCACCTGGCGGTGCAAAGCCTGAGATCCGGGCAATGCGCGCAGGCCTTCGTCGGCGGAGTGCATTTGAATCTGCGGTTGGAAAATTTCCGCGCTTTCCGCCGCATGGGCGCGCTGTCGGCAGACGGGCACTGTCGTCCGTTTGCTGCCGCAGCCGACGGCTTCGTGCCTTCCGAGGGTTGCGGAGTCGTGCTGCTGAAACCGTTGGCGCAGGCGCTGGCCGATGGCGATTGCGTATACGGCGTGATCAAGGGGACCGCGGTCAATAACGACGGACGCACCAATGGTCTGACCGCACCGAGCGCTTCTTCGCAGACCCGGGTGCTGACGGCCGCCTGGCGCGATGCCGCGATCGATCCGCGGTCGCTTTCCTATCTCGAAGCGCACGGTACCGGTACGCCCCTGGGAGATCCGATCGAGTTCGAGGCGCTGACCGCGGCGTTCCGTCAATTCGCCACGGACCGGCAGGTTTGCCGCATCGGCTCGGTGAAGTCGAACATCGGCCATTGCGAAGCGGCCGCCGGGATGGCCGGCTTGATCAAGTTGCTGCTGTGTTTCTCGCATCGCACGTTGCCGGCCACGCTGCATGTCGACGCCCCAAATCCGCATTTGCGGCTGGTCGACTCGCCGTGGCTGATCAACGATCGATCCCTGGCGTGGCAATCGGCCGGCCAACCGCGGCGCGCGGCGGTGAGCGCTTTTGGATTCAGCGGCACCAATGCCCACGTGGTGTTGGAAGAGGCTCCCGCAACGCAGCTTTCGCGGCGGCCCGGCGAATTGCCGCTGGTGTATGTTTTGTCTGCGCGTTCGCCGACGGCCCTGCAATCGCTCGCTCAAAGCCATGCCGACCGGCTTTCGCAGCTCGCGCCGGGCGAGTTCGCGGATGCCTGCTTCACCGTCTGCACCGGTCGGGCGCAGCTCCCCGTGCGACTGGCGATCATCGCGCGCGATCTCGAGCAACTGCACGATCGGTTGCTGTTGGTTGCCCAACGATCTCC
This is a stretch of genomic DNA from Pirellulales bacterium. It encodes these proteins:
- a CDS encoding SDR family NAD(P)-dependent oxidoreductase — translated: MPWIVRLANGQLVEVEGREPLTADELAELEAHFGAAIEQVAPLEERAPGSIGEGEEIAIVGMAGRFPGAAQLEDFWRNLCAGVDPIGEVPRERWGSTPRDEAWPLYGGFLADVAGFDAEFFGITPREATLIDPQQRLLLEVAEEALESAGYAGRQLWDSATGVFIGVSNAEYLYRFLRTPARIERYVGTGNALAIVANRLSYQFNFHGPSLAIDTACSSSLVAVHEAAEALRAGRCDAALAGGVNLLLAPESYLNAERAGILAPDGRCKTFDRQADGYVRAEGVGLVLLRRLSDARAAGDQIRAVIKATGVNQDGRSNGLTAPNGPAQTALLRDVYRRAGVEPASLGYLEAHGSGTALGDPLEVDALVEAFGDAAPRQACALGSVKSNIGHAEAAAGIAGLIKAVLMLERQVIPPHLHLREPNPLARFEQSPFFLADRPRHWPATGTRRIGVSAFGLGGTNAHVVLEQAPAPAAREDRQDAVPVLAVSARSDAALAESCRRLAAYLAEEPAVDLWDMCATLALGRPLWTKRRVFVARSRAALLTALRRAGADIETGLDRASLDPRMLGCAERFLAGEAPDWAAVFGTYRKVRLPAYPFERQHYWVSLEEASATSQATEPVVEAPAEPSFDEELGSWFYRPSWAPAPEPARCALAPRVWLLWGAETALGQALVTRIEATGAAVLRIAADAAPEAVLEALRSESRPVAAVVDVASCTLLHDDSNTAEATALLGRHIERLTRYLQALDRQPGPVPPSYVVTWNAFAAAPNGFNPWGASLASLVQVAAGELPRLALRAIDVEDESQTPQCGAEALLAELQVKQAAPLILLRDGRRWTRSVEPYSFAVDAAQMAGTARLRPDGVYLITGGFGQMGLDLAEWFVGAGASTRTIVLLGSNRPQPGTAVCRRLEALAERGARIEELEVDVADGSALRRAIADVLARHGHLHGVVHTAGRMQDALLCTKTSAQIGELLAGKAIGAWQLHEATRGLALDFFVLCSSTASIQGERGHAVYAAANAALDTLARHRRAVGLPAVALNWGPWEGTAAAASAAYLRLMHQRGTRLIPRSAGVQAFAAALACDEPQLAVIRLTPQQRHDPLGVLGAVAMQPAPAWSMTVAAARAASVGAQSMLATALERYRGIGPLIDALCRQYIVEALARLDGWRGLYSGTTIAELSDRLKIVPPLRRAFARLIDLLVTDHLLRRDATGRIEGGTLPVSLTADDQLRALTVRFPDVAPLLRFLHRAGSSLADLLVGRRQVLEVLFPAAAADEAETLYRDAPFADYFRQVAAAVLVARAARQPQGEPLRILEIGAGTGATAKPLLAALVGHDVRYTFTDISPTLVHRAELALAGQAGIEFRRFDVERNPIDQGFDAAAFDVIVAADVLHATRDVVRSLQYAARLLRPGGLLVLLEATRALRLGELTFGLTEGWWQFTDDQHRDIGPLLTAASWRRGLQAAGFAGVEVFPDFPVPTDSYFDHELLLAEWPAVESAMDVEPSKAKPDTVHGAAEPPIVPPSGPAPPAELRTLLVDRLRAIVARVSRSRPESLVVDAAFVELGVDSLMLLEVLDAVGRELGVPGLSPSVAFDHPTLAALAGHLLAAHPDAVHEALQGSAPTSAIAVPATSLSMSSAPVRAESRPAPSPLDATVTHDQPARTDIAVIGYACRFPGAQNADEYWRLLIEERECVGPVPSERIELARALRGPFDVDPRDRGGFLRDVDAFDAGFFRITPLEAQYLDPRQRLFLEVAQHAAEHAGYGGNALRQSNTGVFVGVGTNDYLSHCDVEQTAEFWATGSTPSTIASRLAFYFDLRGPCLPVDTACSSALVALHLAVQSLRSGQCAQAFVGGVHLNLRLENFRAFRRMGALSADGHCRPFAAAADGFVPSEGCGVVLLKPLAQALADGDCVYGVIKGTAVNNDGRTNGLTAPSASSQTRVLTAAWRDAAIDPRSLSYLEAHGTGTPLGDPIEFEALTAAFRQFATDRQVCRIGSVKSNIGHCEAAAGMAGLIKLLLCFSHRTLPATLHVDAPNPHLRLVDSPWLINDRSLAWQSAGQPRRAAVSAFGFSGTNAHVVLEEAPATQLSRRPGELPLVYVLSARSPTALQSLAQSHADRLSQLAPGEFADACFTVCTGRAQLPVRLAIIARDLEQLHDRLLLVAQRSPAALPGSQVFYEQLPDTGFAASSVDRELRCRIDSLPQVLQASLAAWCPSALAEFATPAHSASYTAVGRQVTADEWRQALAVIAELLVRGFEIDWQEFFGAGVKRLALPTYPYGRRSYWLPLRAPAAEPAAATNAAAADFRPLVTSRPQALAGLQYELVWEPVGELP